A window of Nymphalis io chromosome 18, ilAglIoxx1.1, whole genome shotgun sequence genomic DNA:
aataaaagaaaaattactttaatttatttattaattacaaatttcgCAATAAAGATTTTAACTAACTTTGGTGGCTTTGATTCTCACTATAAGTAAGTACTTATTCGAATGTAAGAAGAAACAGCGAAATTGATACGTACACAGTGGCTTCTACATAGCAAGATGGTGCGATGCACCAGGGCCACGAAGCAGACCCACaggcacaataaataaaaaaatatacatagtttTGCTGTCTCTTTTCATGTCACTGTATTCTTATCTTATTCCTACATATACAGGTTAAGTGTTGATTTAAGTTTAAGTCACGTAAAAATTTGGGATGGAGCCACGATTTTTTTCTCTATGCATTGCCGCACCTGGCCCTTATGCATCTAGCTAGGTTACTGAATGTATACCATTCAACGAGATCGCAAAAGACACGTGTCTTTTGAAAAACCATacgtatatgtgtatatatttcgtTAACCTTCGAGCACCAGATGgagaacaaaaattaagcacatgaaaattcagtggcccTTGAGCTTTGAAGCATTGGTTGCTATTCACGtcttctagccactgggccaatGCGGCTTAACATATTGATTGGTGATGTCATCTGATAGAGTACCCTTGCCTAGAATATACGTACGTACTATTTTTACAAGTCTGAGTTACAATGTCCTTGAAAAACATTAACCATCATTGCTAAACTTTATACCGAATGTGATATGATTTGCGAAAGCGGCTTCGGCTTTAACtttgtttgattaattaaagaaaGTTCGTCCTGACTCCTTgggatatacaaaaatatttatttaaaataataaacctacttatattaattagctGGAATATAATCGTACCTGAacctgtatttaaaaaaaatctaaatcgattaaatgaaatagaaattaagattaaataagtttattttcctaaataaattataacgtgGGTTGGTACATTTTGATACGAGGTTTATTTAGTGTGATAGATTACAGATTCACTGACATCTAGCGAAATATTTAAGCACCGCTATTTGTAAGCAGCGCCATCTGTAATGCCGCGTGCATACCTGATTTAGTTCAACCATTTTGCAAAAGATGGCAGGTTGACGGCGgatttagagaaaaaaaaatgaaagtgcGAAGTAGGTATACAGGTAgttaagaaaagtaaaaaaagcatAACAAATCGctcaaaaaattaaatgcaattaaacatatttttgcagTTTTCTCTATTACTGAACTAGTTCTTGTTTCAGCCAATAgatgacattattataaatctaatattataaacaatttatttcaatataaacttgatcaatttaattatataatatcagatagtaaaactgtattaacaaggaaagaataataaataatttaataaaataaaacatcatttaaaaaatatactttaatatcaCACAGCAAAATAGGAATACGTCAACACGAAGTTGTCACAtctcaatacataaatattttactaaaataaatttcaagtcaatcttaaacaaaaaaaaaaatacttaagtataacTATACTTCAAACACTTTGTAATAATTTCCTTAccaattttacatattaatccAAAATAATTCCATTAAGACAAAAGACTGATTTGCGccgtttaattcaaatttaacaaaacaatactttatataatatgtgaatTTTTCAACCCGTTAGGAGACAAAACCATATTTTATAATCACCGAAATTCAACTTCATCATATGTgttcatgatatattttaaattttgtattagagAGTTATTACATTTTCGATACagtatactaattataattcttaatacTAAGCAAATGCAGCCTTAGTTACATTAATAAGAGTTttcaaacttatttataaataatattgatttaatttaatattaatatcaattagtCAGCCTTACcattaaattctaaaatttcattgatgattacaatgaaaatataaagctacgttcaaatttaaaaacaataattactataaaatagaatttcaataatgaaatattatatttcaattcatacattatataatttgttgtatCACACTTTACTTTTAAAAGTGTAAGGTATCAATTAAAAGATACTAGACAACCTATTGACATTAGTGAtgtattttcatgtaattttcattaaatttataataatcactTAATCACGTGAAAGTGAATCAAAAGAAGGTCAAATATAATGATAGTTTCTTTTATATAGCAAGTAAACAACCCGTAAATATCCAAATCTGAGCAAAAGCCACCTTTTAAGGAAAGGTTTGAAGGTTACCCCCACTATGTTTCCATTTGTCAGAGTTTGCTCAAAGACGGCGTTTCTTACATGGATTTGAAACCGAGATcttcgtttatatttaattattctttcgACTCTTTCATCTCAGCGATTTAATAAACCtagtacttaaatataattatttaaaataaattgtaataaaaatatcaattttgtcAGATATACATTTTTAGGAAATCAAACGCAATCAAAAACACACTTTAGCGAATAAGAAAGAAGGTTTACAATATTATGCCCAAGCTTGTGTGTTTCCTTTTCGTTGAGCTCTTGCAATCTCAGTACGCAGCAAACGTTCATTTGTGGCCGCTTCACGTAACTCGGCCTCCCTGGTCGCGACTTGATCCATTTGTTCCTTCTGGAGCCGAAGGCCGTTTAACTGAGATTGGAGAGCCGTTATCGCTGAATATGATGTATTCTTTAACTGGAAAAtaagtatttacttttatagGGATAAAATCGCATAATCAAAATAACTTGCGGATATCTTGGCTGGTGGATcaattaacacaaaaaaaacctTAGCTCTTACAAAAGCCGCAAATTTAAATGATTCAATTCTATCTAAAATTAAATGGTGAACATATTACAGCAACTTTTTAGGAATATTATATGTACACAACTAAGGtaccaattatataaaaaaaaacctgtcacCGCTGACATTCCTCATTATTGCTAAGGCTCTGGACAATATCTTTTGAAGAAAATTTAATCAGATTTATctgaatctgttttttttttaaattcctgtATATATAACAACCTGAGTATCTCTCTCCTGAGCCCGTACTTCTTGATGGAAGTTCTCCATTTGTTCCAGAATCTTCTCCCGTTCGAGAACATTTTCCTTCTGCATTTTAATATTAGCTTCTATCTTCTCCTCCACCTGTTTCTTGAGAGCTTCTTTAACTTCTCGCATTAGATTACAACGAGCTTCACGTTCTTTCGCCCATAGCtagaacaatattatacaacatAACATATCAgctaatattttagtaatgtgtttgtaaatttaaagaaatatgattgtagtaaataaaatatatctatatttactaGTTTTCGTCTGCGTATTTCGAGGGtagccccccccccccttaaaAATATTCCACCCTCAGGGGGCAGGTCTATTATGTCCTTCGCTGGGGATTTtaacatgtttaatatattatattttaaaatgcttaCCTTGTCCTGTTTGTCATTTATCTGTCTCGCTTCGCCGTCGTACATTGTTTCGATGTTTTTCTGTCTCTGTCTCTCTTTATCTCTGTACTCTTCTAAATCCTGTAGCGCCGCGTCCAAGACACGTTTGTGATTGACGCATAATTCGCGATCTATTTCATAATCCTATAAAATGTGAAGTACtaagtaaaactataatatgtaatttacgtGCAAGAGGTTCTATGctaaattctttaatataatataatataatatccagggacatttttcacacacggcaatctgatcccaaattaagcttgtacagagcttgtattagggaaaccagacaactgatatactaaatacacttttttttgtaaatacatacttatatagataattacacctagactcaggacaaacagatatattcatgcacacaaatatctgtcctgggtgggaatcgaacccataacctttggcgtgaaaggcaagcattcaccaaccacaccaaccggctcgtcgttctttattttttaataaaaggagaatagaaatataagaaaataattagttttaatgcaTTCTTATAAATTACACAATTGTTGCATACAAGCTTTTTTATTAACTCCAACGAATTGCTATTGAGAGGTCAAAAGGAATATCatgtttttaacaataaatttttagcATGagtataacataacattttagcaTGAGCTGGTGTTCTTGATTAATGAGTACACTGAACAAATTCTTCCTTAGTCTGATCTTACGACATCCATGAGTTGAGCTGTGGTCACTCTATGCAGGAACAAGGAACTAACCCCAGACGCATAAGTATAACAGTATAACTTCCAAATATAATTATGCTACTTAGAATTTCTACATAGAAAAAATTCAAAACTTTTATTCTTCCTACCGTGGTCTGGGTATACGCCGAGGTATAAGCTAGCCGAAAAACCAACGAAGCAGTTCGGGTCtgcctttattatttatgtacctacccaaacgagcttgcacaaagccctatcaccagtgaaacatttataagaaaactTCTGGCCTTCAAGGCGTTGTAAGGTAAAAACATGATTACCTTCAAAATACTCTGCCGTATCTGTTCTAACATTCTCAAATCAAGTTCAATCTCATTTATAACTGACATCACTTTCCTCTTCAACTTATACTTATGTAAGCCCATGTTTACAATATGTACATCTCTTTCTGCCACAAGTTTTGCATGTTCTTTCTCTCTTTCATTTGATATGATTTGTAATTCTTCTAGTTTTATTCTTTCTCTCTCCTCTAGTTTTCGAAGTTTTTTCACTATTGTTTCCTTTTCGCTCAATTCTGCTATTTGTCCTTCTAGACTATTTCGAAGCTCCTGaaaataaaagttgaaaaaaaaagagtttaaaGATAGAAATATGATATCGTGGTATTTTCTGTAGACATTTTAGAGATCTATTATTCTTCTTTGGGTATCTGTTATAGTTTTAGCAACGTTCGCCTAGAAAACGCATTGACTGACTTTTTTTCGGTGCAAGATTTAACCCACGCTTacaaacaagtaaaaataaactcgTAAAAAATGCAAACATACTTATtagtatagccgagatggcctagtggttgaacgcaatgatcgtgagttcaagcccggacaagcaccactgatttttcatgtgcttaatttgcgattataattcatctcgtgcttgacggtaaaggaaaacatcgtgaggaaacctgcatgtgtctaatttcactaaaattctgccacatgtgtaccaacccacattggagcagcgcggtggaataagctccaaaccttctcctcaaaagggagatgaggtcttagcccagcagtgggacattaacaggctgttactgtactgtatacttATTAGTAGAACAATAAACTATCATAATTTGAAagtgtgaaataaaattaatgacctTCATCTGTAGCTCCTTCTCTCTTAGTCTCTCTTCCTCTATCTGTATTTGGCGACGGAGCGCCTCGTCTCTTTCTTGCAGAATTTTCCGTGTGTCCTCATCTTCTTTCTTCTTTTGCATCTCTTTTTCTATGATTTGTTCCAtcctaaatacaaaatattcagtgagcaatttaaatattattgcaaaTTAACATTTACTATTGCCTTTGTTGTTGTTCATTATAAGGGTAGCCATGTAATGGGGTGGGGGGACACAATGCTCCCCCATTAAACCCcgtttagtatttaaatattattatcatagttAAAAAAAGTCTATATTATGGGTAAAAAGTCTTGTTATGTACTATGACATAACAAAAACATCTTTTTTTATGTCAGTATAATAGTAAtatgaaattagaaataaaagcatgtgtcgataaaaatataattttaaccagCCCCAAAGTTGTATAAGGCCCTCCCTTGCTACCCCTATAACAAAATCCTCGCTATGTCAACGCTTTCATTAATGacactattaaattttatcagtaGATCGATAggacttaaatttatatttctactaAACTCCAAGCCTTTACTACTACCAATACCACAAGTCACTATtatcattcataatattatttgttattagctAAACTTGACAGATATTCTGGCCCATGTATATACCAATCGCTATGGATGTCGTTCAATAATATAGAAGTATTGAAGCAGAACCATGAGTTATAACAAAGTAGCattaatacaatacattaaTGCCTGCTTTCATGGTTAACAAACTATATCAAAGTCTACCAATCTCAAGCATATTaaccacttatatatataagaaatacataCCAAGCTGACTTTAATTTTCCGTTAGCAATGTAAGAGCTTGCAGCTCTCAATTCAGGTTGTCTTAATCTCCAAGCATGGTATAGTTTGAGTTCGGCTTCTTGTTTTCTTAGCTGCTCCTCTTTTGCTCTAATACCTTGGTTTATCTCTTGCAAAGTAGATGTAGAAACATTGTTAAGATAGGACCTGTGGAGGAATTATTAAGATAACATATAAATCTTACTCAATTAAACCAATATCATTCTAAgatcatttttgtttaatttttacatcttaagtaaatttatcaatctacaagattttaattttaagttatatgtTAGTATTTGCATAAACTGAATTGATTTGCATATGAAAAGTAATTTGAAaggaataaattaaaagcattttatacataataacattatttttattttgtgtacaaaataattgtttaagatacccatttttaaaatatttaggctGAACTGCAAGAGCTTTCAATTCCTCTTGGTACTGTAGATTTTCTTGGAACAACATTGTCTCAAGTTTCTTTCGACGCTCTTCCAATTGTctgaaatgtaataatatttattaataaataaatatgttaatattatccACAATttaataagacatattatataatatgaattgatACTCTGGCAGAttctttttatagtatagataggcggacgaacaaatggatggcaagtggtcaccaacgcccatagacattggcattgtgataaatgttaaccatcacttacgtCACCGATGCACcaacaaccttggaaactaaaatgttatgtccctagtgcctgtgtAATTGTTGTTATCGAAATTCTGGAAGTAAATTAAAGTGTTTGTAGCTATTTAAgttgaatagtgttgtattgcatatgtaaataacataaaaatgacatatatatttctattagtGTATGCAATCTAAATTTGTCCACAATTTATTgcattattgatattttttttatccataTCTAAGGGctaccataaaaaaaattatatattataattatatagaatcaCTTACGCAGCCCTTATTTTCTTTTCACTCAACAACCCGGCCTCCTTATTGGCTCTTTCATAGTATCCTTCTGTTGTCCATTGTTCATGATGTCTTGAATTATTGGTATTAAGCTCAAAGTAG
This region includes:
- the LOC126775320 gene encoding trichoplein keratin filament-binding protein, encoding MSRLRPQWQLQALAAQKRDNELRRAEELKKVANYFELNTNNSRHHEQWTTEGYYERANKEAGLLSEKKIRAAQLEERRKKLETMLFQENLQYQEELKALAVQPKYFKNGSYLNNVSTSTLQEINQGIRAKEEQLRKQEAELKLYHAWRLRQPELRAASSYIANGKLKSAWMEQIIEKEMQKKKEDEDTRKILQERDEALRRQIQIEEERLREKELQMKELRNSLEGQIAELSEKETIVKKLRKLEERERIKLEELQIISNEREKEHAKLVAERDVHIVNMGLHKYKLKRKVMSVINEIELDLRMLEQIRQSILKDYEIDRELCVNHKRVLDAALQDLEEYRDKERQRQKNIETMYDGEARQINDKQDKLWAKEREARCNLMREVKEALKKQVEEKIEANIKMQKENVLEREKILEQMENFHQEVRAQERDTQLKNTSYSAITALQSQLNGLRLQKEQMDQVATREAELREAATNERLLRTEIARAQRKGNTQAWA